DNA sequence from the SAR202 cluster bacterium genome:
GTGCAGATATATTGTGTATGTCCAAAAATCAAGTTGATGGAGTATACGATAGTGATCCAGTTACCAATCCAAATGCAAAAAAATTTGATAACTTAGAGTATATTGACGCAATTAATTTGCGACTAAAAATTATGGATGGAACTGCTTTATCTTTATGTATGGAAAATGATTTGCCTATAGTAGTATTTGATTTATTTAAAAAAGGAAATCTTTCAAAAGTCATTTCAGGTTCAAAAATAGGTACCACTATCTCGAATTCAAAAACTAAAAATATTTAAATGTTTAAGGTATAAATATGAGCGAACAATTATTAAACGAAACTGATACTAAAATGAATAAAACTATAGATGCTTTAAAAAAAGACTACGGAGCAGTCAGAACAGGAAAAGCTTCAAGTTCATTAGTCGAAAATATCATAGTAGAATACTATGGATCTAATACCCCTCTATCAAATCTTGCAACTATAAGTATTCCAGAAGCTCAACTAATTGTAATTCAACCTTGGGACAAAGAAGCGATTATATCTATTGAAAAAGGTCTACAAAAATCAGATATGGGATTTAATCCTACAAATGATGGATCAGTCATTAGAATACCTATTCCCCCTTTAACTGAGGAAAGAAGAAAAGAATTAGTAAAAATAGTAAAAAAACAATCGGAAGATTATAAAATTTCTATTAGAAATGTTCGAAGAGACTTTGTGGATCAAATTAAAAATCTTGAAAAGAATAAAGAGATCTCGCAAGATGAATTACACAGATATCAAGAACAAGTCCAAAAAACTACTGATAAACACATTGGTGAAATAGATAATATTACTGTGCAAAAAGAAAAAGAAATCATGGAAATATGATCAATGAATATCTTAGACAATCTGATATACCATCCTTAGAGATTATTCAAGATTTTCAATTAATAGAAAATCAACCTAATCATGTAGCAATAATAATGGACGGAAACGGTAGATGGGCTACAAATAAAAATCTGCCCAGAATAAATGGGCATAAAGCAGGTATAGCTGCTATATTTCCTCTTATCGATATCGTAATTAATTCCAATATTAAACATTTGACTTTATATGCATTTTCCACAGAAAATTGGAATAGGCCTAAATCAGAAATTGATGGCTTAATGGACTTACTTGAAGAAGCTATTATGAAAGAAACTGAATCAGTCCATACAAAAAATATTAAAATTAACTATATCGGAAATACCAAAAGACTTTCTCATAACTTACAAAAATTAATTAATAACTCTTTAGAAATTACTAAAAATAATACTGGACTTTCATGCAATATCGCTTTGGATTATGGCGGAAGAGAAGAAATCATACAAGCAATAAAAAACATTATTGATGATAATATAAAAAGTGTGGATATCAACGAAACACTAATAAATCAATATTTATATACTGCCAATATACCTGACCCTGACCTAATAATCAGAACAGCAGGAGAACAACGAACAAGTAATTTTTTACCATGGCAATCAGTATATAGTGAATATTTTTCAACAGAAATATTATGGCCTGATTTTAAACCTAATGATTTGTTAAAAGCTGTTCGGTCATACAGTACAAGAAAGAGAAAATACGGAAAATTATAAATGAAAGACAATCGATTTCTTACACGAATGATGTCTGCTTTGGTTGTTTTACCAATATTTTTTGGTGCAATTTTTCTCGGAGATCCAT
Encoded proteins:
- a CDS encoding ribosome recycling factor, which translates into the protein MSEQLLNETDTKMNKTIDALKKDYGAVRTGKASSSLVENIIVEYYGSNTPLSNLATISIPEAQLIVIQPWDKEAIISIEKGLQKSDMGFNPTNDGSVIRIPIPPLTEERRKELVKIVKKQSEDYKISIRNVRRDFVDQIKNLEKNKEISQDELHRYQEQVQKTTDKHIGEIDNITVQKEKEIMEI
- the uppS gene encoding di-trans,poly-cis-decaprenylcistransferase, producing the protein MINEYLRQSDIPSLEIIQDFQLIENQPNHVAIIMDGNGRWATNKNLPRINGHKAGIAAIFPLIDIVINSNIKHLTLYAFSTENWNRPKSEIDGLMDLLEEAIMKETESVHTKNIKINYIGNTKRLSHNLQKLINNSLEITKNNTGLSCNIALDYGGREEIIQAIKNIIDDNIKSVDINETLINQYLYTANIPDPDLIIRTAGEQRTSNFLPWQSVYSEYFSTEILWPDFKPNDLLKAVRSYSTRKRKYGKL